From the genome of Acinetobacter sp. TR3:
AATATATCATGAGTAATGCTGATCAACGTCCAATCATCTTGACAGGCGACCGCCCTACTGGACAACTTCATCTTGGACACTTTGTTGGCTCATTACGCTCTCGTGTTGGTTTACAAGACAGTCATCATCAACACCTTTTATTAGCAGATGCTCAAGCACTCACTGATAATGCTGATAATCCAGATAAAGTTCGCAATAACATTCTTCAAGTTGCATTAGATTATTTAGCGGTTGGTATTGATCCAACGAAAACAACGATCTGTGTCCAATCATGCTTGCCTGCTCTCAATGAACTGACCATGCTCTATCTGAACTTTGTGACGGTTGCTCGTTTAGAACGCAATCCAACGATTAAGTCAGAAATTCAAATGCGTGGTTTTGAAAGAGATATTCCTGCTGGCTTTTTATGTTATCCAGTAGCTCAAGCAGCAGACATTACCGCATTTAAAGCGACTGTAGTACCTGTTGGCGAAGATCAAATCCCAATGATTGAACAAACCAATGAAGTTGTACGTCGTGTTAACCGCCAAATTGGTCATGACTTATTACCTGAATGTAAAGCATTATTATCAAATATGGGACGTTTACCTGGTTTTGATGGTAAAGCTAAAATGTCTAAATCACTCGGCAATACGATTGTCCTGAATGCTTCTGATAAAGATATTAAAAAAGCAGTCAATGCAATGTACACCGATCCAAATCATTTACGTATTGAAGATCCAGGTCAAGTCGAAGGCAATATTGTATTTACTTACCTTGATGCGTTTGATCCAAATAAAGAAGAAATCGAAGAACTAAAAGCTCATTATCGTCGTGGTGGTTTAGGTGATGGTACGGTGAAAAAACGCCTAGAAGGTGTACTCAAAGAATTGATTCTACCGATTCGTGAACGCAGAGCTGAACTCGAAAAAGATCCTGATTATATTATGGACATTTTAAAACATGGTACAGATAAATGCCGTGACATTACTCAGCAAACATTAGATGAAGTGAAAAGTGGATTAGGTTTGTTTAAATTCTAATTTACGTTACTTTTATTGCAAAAAAGCCTAGTATTTAGGCTTTTTTCATGTAAATATCTTATTTAAATTTAGTTTTAGACCTCGGTAACAACCCGATAACTAACAATTTCTGTCACTTATTAACATCCATTAACACTAGTTTACATGAATACTTATGAACTATGTCAGGTTTTTTTGTACTATAGCCAAGTAGATTAGTAAACACTAATCTCATGACATTTCTCCTTTCAACCGAAACTGTCTTTGCAGATTCGTTGTTCAACGCAATGACCACCCCAATCATTGCGTTTTTTTTGTCTTTAATAATATTAATGATTTGGGTTGAAATTAAATCAAGTTACATTTAATCTTATAAATGATTTATTTTTATAAAAATTTTATTAATTATCTCTAAAAGAAATAAGAGTAATACAAATGATATGGGATTTATTAACACATCCATCAAACATTGTTTTTAGTATTTCATTAATGCTTTGCCTATTTATAGGTACTCTAGAATTA
Proteins encoded in this window:
- the trpS gene encoding tryptophan--tRNA ligase, with the protein product MSNADQRPIILTGDRPTGQLHLGHFVGSLRSRVGLQDSHHQHLLLADAQALTDNADNPDKVRNNILQVALDYLAVGIDPTKTTICVQSCLPALNELTMLYLNFVTVARLERNPTIKSEIQMRGFERDIPAGFLCYPVAQAADITAFKATVVPVGEDQIPMIEQTNEVVRRVNRQIGHDLLPECKALLSNMGRLPGFDGKAKMSKSLGNTIVLNASDKDIKKAVNAMYTDPNHLRIEDPGQVEGNIVFTYLDAFDPNKEEIEELKAHYRRGGLGDGTVKKRLEGVLKELILPIRERRAELEKDPDYIMDILKHGTDKCRDITQQTLDEVKSGLGLFKF